A region from the Aegilops tauschii subsp. strangulata cultivar AL8/78 chromosome 5, Aet v6.0, whole genome shotgun sequence genome encodes:
- the LOC109752009 gene encoding uncharacterized protein, with protein MHVALRILNLTTSSSGCERNWSIFEQVDEKRRNKLDVRRRDDLVYIQFNGRMLDKRKKYSSSSDVLLGEDASTAQDWICEDAYIDDEMGETEDDNAMEPRRSQRVRELHEVEEFVSDDEDDIVPINEDDIEFESDDDVVGNGIEETSDNGEEDRMEP; from the exons ATGCACGTGGCTTTGAGGATACTCAACTTGACCACAAGTTCATCCGGATGTGAAAGAAATTGGAGCATTTTTGAACAA GTAGATGAAAAGAGGAGAAATAAACTAGATGTGCGTCGTAGGGACGATCTAGTTTATATTCAATTCAATGGAAGAATGCTAGACAAGCGAAAGAAGTACTCATCATCTTCTGATGTCCTCCttggtgaagatgcttccacagCCCAAGATTGGATATGTGAAGATGCTTACATTGATGATGAGATGGGGGAAACCGAAGATGACAATGCAATGGAGCCCCGTAGAAGTCAAAGGGTGAGAGAACTACATGAAGTGGAAGAGTTCGTTTCCGATGATGAAGATGACATTGTGCCTATCAATGAGGATGATATAGAGTTCGAGTCTGATGATGATGTGGTTGGGAATGGGATAGAAGAAACTAGTGACAATGGTGAGGAAGACCGTATGGAACCTTGA